A stretch of the Paenibacillus dendritiformis genome encodes the following:
- the spoIID gene encoding stage II sporulation protein D, whose translation MTMLPTRISAKRWKGGPAARRSSRRNDMLGRVILWAGGLMVLAVLLPLGLVDRLVDRPPAAEIGPGPAPPMTGTPEGGREVRVYLANARKIENVPLEQYVRGVLAAEMPADFELEALKAQAIAARTYIVRRLRSGDTAGVPEGADVTDTVAHQAYIPLDELANRPERMIARLNQAVNETRDQVVTYQGEPIMAAFFSTSNGYTENAEDYWKNPVPYLKSVPSPWDQAESPRYAETVELPLNEVLDKLGLTPAAVPGLAQATRQGGTGNSSSGTRPGGGLAADVRILSRTAGKRVEEVQFGSKRFSGRDIREKLNLRSSAFDWERDGDKLRITTYGYGHGVGMSQYGAQGMAKQGAGAERILTYYYTGVRLDKASKLLTASGRPSS comes from the coding sequence ATGACAATGCTGCCGACACGGATTTCTGCCAAGCGATGGAAGGGAGGTCCCGCGGCGAGACGATCATCCCGGAGGAACGACATGCTGGGACGAGTCATCCTATGGGCGGGGGGCCTGATGGTGCTGGCGGTGCTGCTCCCGCTCGGGCTGGTAGATCGGCTGGTGGATCGCCCTCCTGCCGCAGAGATCGGTCCCGGTCCGGCGCCGCCCATGACGGGCACGCCCGAGGGCGGGAGGGAAGTGCGCGTCTATCTGGCGAACGCGCGCAAGATAGAGAATGTCCCGCTGGAGCAGTACGTGCGTGGCGTCCTGGCGGCCGAGATGCCGGCCGATTTCGAGTTGGAGGCGCTGAAGGCACAGGCGATCGCCGCCCGCACGTATATTGTGCGCCGCCTTCGATCGGGCGACACTGCCGGCGTCCCTGAAGGGGCTGACGTGACGGATACCGTGGCCCATCAGGCGTATATCCCGCTGGACGAGCTGGCGAATCGGCCGGAGCGCATGATCGCGAGGCTTAACCAGGCCGTCAATGAGACGCGGGATCAAGTGGTTACTTATCAAGGGGAGCCGATAATGGCCGCTTTCTTCTCGACGAGCAACGGGTATACCGAGAATGCCGAGGACTATTGGAAAAATCCGGTTCCCTATTTGAAGAGTGTGCCGAGCCCTTGGGATCAGGCCGAGTCTCCCCGGTACGCCGAGACGGTCGAGCTGCCGCTGAACGAAGTCCTCGACAAGCTCGGCCTGACTCCGGCGGCGGTACCGGGGCTTGCGCAAGCCACGCGGCAGGGAGGAACGGGAAATTCCTCCTCGGGCACACGGCCAGGCGGCGGGCTGGCAGCGGATGTGCGCATCCTGTCCCGAACGGCCGGGAAGCGGGTGGAGGAGGTTCAATTCGGATCGAAGCGCTTCAGCGGCAGGGATATCCGGGAGAAGCTGAATCTGCGATCGAGCGCGTTCGATTGGGAGCGGGACGGCGACAAGCTGCGCATCACGACTTACGGTTACGGCCACGGCGTCGGCATGAGCCAGTATGGGGCGCAGGGCATGGCGAAGCAAGGAGCGGGGGCCGAGCGGATCTTGACCTACTATTATACAGGGGTTCGGTTGGACAAAGCTTCGAAGTTACTAACGGCGTCCGGCAGGCCTTCCTCGTAA
- a CDS encoding NADH-quinone oxidoreductase subunit N produces METPHVQLLHLADLALLAPELTLVIAAIVISLIDLALPRRIHRDVMGVLSLMAVAVSLGFVLLKLYQRAKLTAETAQAVQLLEHSYRIDGFALIMKAIILIGVGFVIMMSLGNLRKEELPNRGEYYYLLLPAAIGGMMMASSGDLLTLYVGLELLSITSYILVAMKKHDSKSTESAFKYTVLGSVASAFILYGMSFLYGISGSTAFNGIAHALADRSAGFEALIYVSFILMIVGFGFKIAAAPFHAWAPDVYQGAPTPISAFLGVVSKAATIAVVFRMFYSMYLGLGQNMAIYSDLSTILLSIAALSMIVGTTMALRQANVKRLLALSGIANAGYLLVPVSLNLFGQHLHASNFAEFIYYLIAYLLMTFGAFAVHMVVERSSGHDELSGYAGLYYRSPWLAVAMTVMVLSLAGIPVTAGFFGKLFIILGAIASHTLWIAIVMMVTSVVSFYFYFGFIRQMYMRGDNEEAVRIPWTQGLVIVVCVLAIVGLGAFPNPVIHALGRVFSIGADLLVR; encoded by the coding sequence ATGGAAACGCCGCATGTTCAACTGCTGCATTTGGCCGATCTCGCACTGCTGGCGCCTGAGCTTACGCTAGTCATTGCGGCCATTGTCATCTCGCTCATTGACTTGGCTCTTCCCCGCCGGATCCACCGCGACGTCATGGGCGTGCTCTCGCTGATGGCCGTCGCCGTGTCGCTTGGCTTCGTCCTGCTCAAGCTATATCAGCGGGCGAAGCTGACGGCAGAGACGGCGCAGGCGGTGCAACTGCTGGAACACAGCTATCGCATCGACGGCTTCGCGCTGATAATGAAGGCCATCATTCTGATTGGCGTCGGGTTCGTCATCATGATGAGTCTGGGCAATCTGCGCAAGGAAGAGCTGCCGAACCGGGGAGAGTATTACTATCTGCTCCTTCCGGCCGCGATCGGAGGCATGATGATGGCTTCCTCCGGCGATCTGCTTACGCTTTATGTCGGCTTGGAGCTGCTTAGCATCACATCGTATATTTTGGTGGCGATGAAAAAGCACGACAGCAAATCAACGGAGAGCGCCTTCAAGTATACGGTGCTCGGAAGCGTCGCTTCGGCCTTTATTTTATACGGCATGTCATTCCTCTACGGGATTAGCGGAAGCACGGCTTTCAATGGAATCGCCCATGCGCTGGCCGATCGAAGCGCCGGGTTCGAGGCGCTCATTTATGTCAGCTTCATCCTGATGATCGTCGGCTTCGGCTTCAAAATCGCGGCGGCTCCGTTCCACGCCTGGGCCCCGGATGTATACCAGGGGGCGCCGACGCCGATATCCGCCTTTCTGGGCGTCGTGTCCAAGGCGGCGACGATAGCTGTCGTATTCCGCATGTTCTACAGCATGTACCTCGGTCTGGGTCAGAATATGGCCATCTATTCGGACCTGTCGACGATCTTGCTGTCTATCGCAGCCTTGTCCATGATCGTCGGGACGACGATGGCGCTGCGCCAGGCCAACGTGAAGCGGCTGCTTGCCTTGTCCGGAATCGCGAACGCGGGCTATCTTCTGGTTCCGGTCAGTCTGAACTTGTTCGGCCAGCATCTGCACGCGTCGAATTTCGCGGAATTCATTTATTATCTTATCGCGTATTTGTTGATGACCTTCGGGGCTTTTGCCGTTCATATGGTTGTGGAACGGTCCTCCGGCCATGACGAACTAAGCGGCTATGCGGGCCTCTACTACCGTTCGCCGTGGCTGGCCGTCGCCATGACGGTGATGGTCTTGTCGCTGGCCGGCATTCCGGTTACCGCGGGCTTCTTCGGGAAGCTGTTCATTATTCTCGGGGCGATTGCATCGCACACGCTCTGGATCGCCATCGTCATGATGGTCACGAGCGTTGTCTCGTTCTACTTCTACTTCGGCTTTATTCGCCAGATGTATATGCGCGGGGATAATGAGGAGGCGGTCCGCATTCCATGGACGCAAGGTCTCGTCATCGTCGTCTGTGTGCTCGCGATTGTCGGCCTCGGGGCATTCCCGAATCCGGTCATCCATGCGCTGGGCCGGGTCTTCTCGATCGGGGCCGATCTGCTGGTGAGATAA
- the nuoL gene encoding NADH-quinone oxidoreductase subunit L, which produces MESVLSQYAWIIPVIPLLAFLVLTAFGRQMKGAAVTLGVFSSFAACVLSILILWERMTGAPDDYTRSFEWFRVGDIRLEFGFDVTNLNALMLVIVTLVSTLVNMYSKAYMEDDERQTVFYAYIALFTGAMLGLVLSPNLIQLYIFWELVGVCSFLLIGFWYERPAARAAAKKAFIVTRIGDVGLLVAILILFWHMPNHALDFTMIGNVFANADSMAQHGISAGLGTWLAALIFLGAVGKSGQFPLHTWLPDAMEGPTPISALIHAATMVAAGVYLVARTFAIFSLSPTAMMIVAGVGGFTAIFAASIAAAQRDMKRILAYSTVSQLGYMMMALGLGAVTAGIFHLFTHAFFKALLFLGAGSVIHAIHTQDIFRMGGLGNRMKVTAWTFAIGALALSGIPPLSGFWSKDAILGAAWEQNMLLFIVGAVTVFITAFYMARLFFLVFTGSAAADSDAESVREAPASMTFPLVVLAVLAAVAGFVHTPFSGAFGTWLNADEPGSSVHAAAMIISVLAGVLGIGLGYIWYGPRGSRRGGTREAANPFYRLVANKYYIDEMYEIVFVRSLAGLGRILQAFDKWIVAGIVRLVSGTAIGIGKTGTRLQNGQIQTYGLMSLFGFAALIVFILALGRRFW; this is translated from the coding sequence ATGGAATCCGTCTTGTCGCAATATGCATGGATTATCCCGGTCATTCCGCTGCTCGCGTTCCTCGTGCTGACGGCATTCGGCCGCCAGATGAAAGGTGCTGCCGTCACGCTCGGCGTCTTCAGCTCGTTCGCGGCATGCGTACTGTCCATCCTCATCCTGTGGGAGCGGATGACAGGAGCGCCTGACGACTACACCCGCAGCTTCGAATGGTTCCGCGTCGGCGATATCCGTCTCGAGTTCGGATTTGACGTTACGAATCTCAATGCGCTGATGCTCGTGATTGTCACGCTGGTTAGCACGCTGGTCAATATGTATTCCAAAGCCTATATGGAGGACGACGAGCGGCAGACGGTGTTCTATGCGTACATCGCTCTGTTCACGGGCGCCATGCTTGGACTTGTCCTGTCGCCGAACCTGATTCAGCTTTATATTTTCTGGGAACTGGTCGGGGTCTGTTCCTTTCTCCTGATCGGCTTCTGGTATGAGCGGCCTGCGGCGCGCGCCGCCGCCAAAAAAGCCTTCATCGTGACCCGCATCGGCGATGTCGGGCTGCTGGTCGCGATTCTCATTCTGTTCTGGCATATGCCGAACCATGCGCTTGATTTTACGATGATCGGGAACGTGTTCGCCAATGCCGATTCCATGGCGCAGCATGGCATCTCCGCCGGCTTGGGCACTTGGCTTGCCGCGCTGATCTTCCTGGGAGCCGTCGGCAAATCCGGCCAGTTCCCGCTGCATACATGGCTTCCGGACGCGATGGAGGGGCCGACGCCCATCTCCGCGCTGATTCACGCGGCGACCATGGTTGCGGCTGGCGTATATTTGGTCGCCCGGACCTTTGCTATTTTCTCGCTCTCGCCGACGGCGATGATGATCGTGGCGGGGGTAGGCGGCTTCACCGCGATCTTCGCGGCATCGATTGCCGCGGCGCAGCGGGATATGAAGCGGATTTTGGCCTATTCCACCGTCAGCCAGCTCGGCTATATGATGATGGCGCTCGGGCTCGGGGCGGTTACGGCCGGGATATTTCATCTGTTCACCCATGCCTTCTTCAAGGCGCTGCTGTTCCTCGGGGCAGGCAGTGTCATTCACGCCATACATACACAGGATATCTTCCGCATGGGTGGCTTGGGGAACCGGATGAAGGTGACGGCCTGGACCTTCGCCATCGGCGCCCTGGCGCTGTCCGGCATTCCGCCGCTGTCCGGCTTCTGGTCCAAGGACGCCATTCTGGGGGCCGCTTGGGAACAAAATATGCTGCTCTTCATCGTTGGAGCCGTCACCGTATTCATTACCGCCTTTTATATGGCGAGATTGTTCTTCCTGGTCTTCACCGGTTCGGCGGCCGCCGATTCGGATGCGGAGAGCGTCCGCGAAGCTCCGGCTTCCATGACATTCCCGCTCGTCGTCTTGGCCGTGCTGGCCGCTGTCGCCGGCTTCGTTCATACTCCGTTCAGCGGCGCGTTCGGCACGTGGCTGAACGCGGATGAACCGGGCTCCTCCGTTCATGCGGCAGCCATGATCATATCGGTGCTGGCGGGCGTGCTCGGCATCGGGTTGGGATATATTTGGTACGGACCGCGCGGAAGCCGCCGCGGCGGTACGCGGGAAGCGGCCAATCCGTTCTATCGGCTTGTGGCGAACAAGTACTATATCGACGAGATGTACGAGATCGTCTTCGTCCGCTCGCTTGCCGGTCTCGGCCGCATCCTGCAGGCGTTCGATAAATGGATTGTCGCCGGAATTGTCCGGCTTGTATCGGGAACGGCCATTGGCATCGGCAAGACGGGGACCCGGCTGCAGAACGGGCAGATCCAGACCTACGGGCTGATGTCGCTGTTCGGATTCGCTGCGCTGATCGTGTTCATCCTGGCGCTCGGAAGGAGGTTCTGGTAA
- a CDS encoding DUF1146 family protein — translation MDNSWSNLSAAVGWGGVVNMLVTLLCIGVAWWSLQHVKLDLFIRHPQSPQGKMLHLLLAIIVGRAVAGFFIDYWGWTQSVRYLFGA, via the coding sequence ATGGATAATTCTTGGTCGAATCTATCGGCAGCTGTCGGTTGGGGCGGCGTGGTGAATATGCTTGTCACGCTGCTGTGCATCGGCGTCGCGTGGTGGTCGCTGCAGCATGTCAAGCTCGATCTGTTCATCCGCCACCCGCAGAGCCCGCAGGGCAAGATGCTGCACTTGCTCCTGGCGATTATAGTCGGGCGGGCAGTGGCCGGTTTTTTCATCGATTATTGGGGCTGGACGCAGTCCGTGCGTTATCTGTTTGGAGCGTAG
- the murA gene encoding UDP-N-acetylglucosamine 1-carboxyvinyltransferase, which produces MSKFIVRGGKRLTGTVRVSGAKNSVLPIIAASLLGEHGVSVICDAPPLDDVKTIHHVLEKLGANLTYSNETIRVNAEHLHSYEAPYELVRKMRASFLVMGPLLARAGQARISLPGGCAIGTRPIDQHLKGFEAMGAQIGLGQGYIEAKVNGRLKGAKIYLDVASVGATENIMMAATLAEGTTTIENAAREPEIVDLANYLNKMGAKVRGAGTGVIRIEGVEQLHGAEHTVIPDRIEAGTYMVAAAMTGGDVYVEGAIADHLGPVIAKMEEMGVQIEPDENGIRVRADRPLKAVDVKTLPYPGFPTDMQSQIMALLLVAEGTSVVTETVFENRFMHVDEFNLMSANIKVDGRTAVVTGGAKLVGAKVCATDLRAGAALICAGLVAEGTTEVSGVHHIDRGYVNIAEKLSSLGADIYRVTIEEQAQEAKEEQDIPLFSAQPTWA; this is translated from the coding sequence ATGAGCAAATTTATCGTCCGCGGAGGCAAACGATTGACGGGAACCGTCCGCGTAAGCGGTGCAAAGAATTCGGTGCTGCCGATCATCGCTGCTTCGTTATTGGGAGAGCATGGCGTAAGTGTAATATGTGACGCGCCTCCACTCGACGATGTCAAGACGATACACCATGTGTTGGAGAAGCTGGGAGCCAACCTTACATATTCCAATGAAACCATTCGCGTAAACGCAGAGCATCTTCACTCGTATGAAGCTCCGTATGAGCTGGTGCGCAAAATGCGGGCGTCGTTCCTCGTGATGGGCCCATTGCTGGCCCGCGCGGGTCAGGCACGGATCTCCTTGCCTGGCGGCTGTGCGATTGGAACGCGGCCTATCGATCAGCATCTGAAGGGCTTCGAAGCGATGGGTGCGCAGATTGGATTGGGTCAGGGCTACATTGAAGCGAAAGTGAACGGCCGGCTGAAGGGCGCCAAGATCTATTTGGACGTGGCCAGTGTCGGCGCGACTGAAAATATAATGATGGCTGCAACGCTGGCCGAAGGCACGACGACGATTGAAAACGCGGCGCGCGAGCCGGAAATCGTCGACTTGGCCAACTATTTGAATAAGATGGGCGCCAAGGTGCGGGGCGCCGGCACCGGAGTCATTCGCATCGAAGGTGTAGAGCAGTTGCACGGGGCCGAGCATACGGTCATCCCGGATCGAATCGAAGCCGGCACCTATATGGTGGCCGCGGCGATGACCGGCGGGGATGTGTACGTTGAGGGGGCCATTGCAGACCATCTTGGTCCAGTTATTGCGAAGATGGAAGAGATGGGCGTGCAGATCGAACCGGACGAGAATGGAATCCGGGTTCGAGCCGATCGGCCGCTCAAGGCCGTAGACGTGAAGACGCTGCCTTATCCGGGCTTCCCTACGGATATGCAGTCGCAGATAATGGCGCTTCTGCTTGTGGCGGAAGGGACCTCCGTCGTCACGGAGACGGTATTTGAGAACCGCTTTATGCATGTCGATGAGTTCAATCTGATGTCGGCGAATATTAAGGTTGATGGACGGACCGCCGTCGTCACGGGAGGCGCTAAGCTTGTCGGGGCGAAGGTGTGCGCGACGGACCTGCGCGCAGGCGCGGCCTTAATCTGTGCCGGACTGGTGGCGGAAGGAACGACCGAGGTGAGCGGGGTGCACCATATCGACCGCGGCTACGTCAATATCGCGGAGAAGTTATCCTCGCTGGGAGCCGATATCTATCGCGTCACGATCGAGGAGCAAGCGCAGGAAGCGAAGGAAGAACAGGACATTCCGCTGTTCAGCGCGCAGCCGACCTGGGCGTAG
- a CDS encoding complex I subunit 4 family protein, with protein MVNGLTSLPLLSLLTFSPLLGVLILLFVPKGCARAIRFIGIAATFLPLILALTVYGIYDLVDKGASLTEQYAWISLPLNLEIASGIQSWSFNIDYHLAIDGLSLPLVVMTTIVASMAAIASLGIKKRWKTYYILFLLLEVGMIGVFLARDLLLFFMFFEWTLVPTFFLIGIWGLMHREKAANRFLVYNGLGSALLLVAFVMLTVTAGFANHPDFPDGGHYIYSSNLNVIMDNLGSASAYVNQADYSVFYLTAGMKTTVFVLLLIAFGIKLPFFPFHTWMLKVHAEAPAPVVMLHSGILLKMGAYGLVQFGAALLPRETSSWAAVLAVLGVINVLYGAVLAFRQRELRLLLAYSSISHMGFVLLGVAAMNELGIQGAVVQMVSHGFISALFFLLVGSLSERTGTTRIGELGGLAKSMPFLCGILLLAGLASLGLPGLSGFVAELLTLLGLYGTASWAAILGALGVIFSAVYVLRGVLAISYGPIDARFEGLKDARLAEAIPIMVLTACIVLIGLFPSFVTDPIDNSVGQMIELFKVRG; from the coding sequence ATGGTAAACGGGCTTACATCGCTGCCCTTATTGTCACTGCTGACCTTCTCTCCGCTGTTAGGCGTGCTGATTTTGCTGTTCGTGCCGAAGGGCTGCGCGCGCGCGATTCGGTTCATCGGCATCGCGGCGACCTTCCTGCCGCTCATCTTGGCGCTCACGGTGTACGGCATCTACGATTTGGTCGATAAGGGAGCGTCTTTAACCGAGCAATACGCTTGGATCTCTCTTCCGCTGAACCTGGAGATCGCCAGCGGCATTCAATCCTGGTCGTTCAATATCGATTATCATTTGGCCATTGACGGTCTGTCGCTGCCGCTCGTCGTCATGACGACGATTGTGGCCTCGATGGCTGCTATCGCTTCATTGGGCATCAAAAAAAGATGGAAAACGTATTACATTCTTTTTCTTTTGCTTGAGGTCGGAATGATTGGCGTCTTCCTGGCGCGGGATTTGCTCCTGTTCTTCATGTTCTTCGAATGGACGCTCGTGCCGACGTTTTTCCTGATCGGCATATGGGGATTGATGCACCGGGAGAAGGCGGCGAACCGCTTCCTCGTCTATAACGGGCTCGGTTCGGCCTTGCTGCTCGTAGCCTTCGTCATGCTGACGGTAACCGCGGGCTTCGCGAACCATCCCGACTTCCCGGATGGCGGCCACTATATCTACAGCAGCAACCTGAATGTCATTATGGACAATCTGGGAAGCGCGTCAGCTTACGTCAATCAGGCGGACTACAGCGTCTTTTATCTGACCGCGGGAATGAAGACGACGGTGTTCGTGCTGCTGCTGATCGCCTTCGGCATCAAGCTGCCGTTTTTCCCGTTCCATACGTGGATGCTGAAGGTGCATGCCGAAGCTCCGGCTCCGGTCGTCATGCTTCACTCGGGGATTTTGTTGAAAATGGGAGCTTACGGGCTCGTCCAATTCGGTGCGGCGCTGCTGCCTCGCGAGACTTCATCCTGGGCGGCCGTGTTGGCCGTGCTCGGCGTAATTAATGTGCTGTACGGTGCGGTATTGGCATTCCGGCAGCGGGAGCTGCGTCTGCTGCTGGCGTATTCCAGCATCAGCCATATGGGCTTCGTGCTGCTCGGCGTCGCGGCGATGAACGAGCTGGGCATACAGGGCGCAGTCGTTCAGATGGTGTCGCACGGCTTCATCTCGGCCCTGTTCTTCCTGCTCGTCGGCAGTCTTAGCGAGCGAACGGGCACGACGCGCATCGGGGAACTGGGCGGCCTGGCGAAGAGCATGCCGTTCTTATGCGGGATTCTGCTCCTGGCCGGTCTGGCTTCGCTTGGCTTGCCGGGGCTGTCCGGCTTCGTCGCGGAGCTGCTGACCTTGCTCGGGCTGTACGGTACCGCATCCTGGGCCGCGATACTCGGAGCGCTCGGGGTCATCTTCAGCGCCGTCTATGTGCTCCGCGGGGTGCTGGCCATCTCGTACGGGCCGATCGATGCCCGCTTCGAGGGGCTGAAGGATGCGCGGCTGGCGGAGGCGATTCCGATAATGGTGCTGACCGCATGCATTGTCCTTATCGGTCTGTTCCCGTCCTTCGTAACCGACCCGATAGACAATAGCGTCGGGCAAATGATCGAATTATTCAAGGTGAGGGGGTAG
- a CDS encoding S8 family serine peptidase, giving the protein MKTRWRTAVGSMLVAALALLVLVNSLTPLQTEIRNLRPVDRAGTDGNLLSLSEMRRESAAKEEAADSWIVKWKNGHYDDRLLANSQIVSEQQAVNISIVKPQQADAAGDWLELLRQSEHVEYVQPNQSVQTLNAAVKPNDPLYSQQKYLRQIGADKAWGQVKGNSSITIALVDTGVDLNHPDLKPNLVKGTNLLEAGLPQDDNGHGTSVAGVLASVGNNGKGTAGVLWNAKIMPIKALDAQGYGDEDKLGAGILYAVDHGAKIVVMSVGLYRYSKYMEDIVSYAEKKGVLLVAATGNDGLRYQEKVEVKYPAAYPTVLAVGGSSPDLLVEPRSNTGPEVDLVAPWHVFTTALGGGYKAEEGTSMSAPQAAGAAALLWSKYPALKPYQIREHLRRTAQNIESPGWDRESGYGLLRVDEALRIPYDEQAFGTNTTRASARVFPIDTSLSGVFAPNKRTQWFAVDAPYEGTLQLSLERIQGKGTVQATHYEGKQSTGKTYSDAGGKKTLIPVKQGLNMIRLQHQGYEGKETLSYKLSSRFFIYEDPFESNDLQYQAYTIPARTQDIAGTFGHAGDVDWYMIQLPRKGTLRLKVSVDTVRIDPALEVRGSHIRTQWIDEEKEGRSESAVLTDLPAGKYYIQVQNVVTAHPEPVAGEYKLHVDYITQYTDPNEPNDKMYEAVTMSEGTEYVGVFDKDSDVDWFQFTVKNPVYGTVTLKSLPTDRNVGMTVMTKEQKKLAGAQSGSKLEQISAGAVLKPGTYYVRLTTDKKFDTKYYRLSFNTEPLVEGFRDIGGHWAQDAIVTAVRSKWIKGYDEALFRPNRQITRAEAAAVLTKAFELGGSIQGAPTFVDVPAKHWAYADVSRVAKAGITGGIGNRRFGPALPVKRAEMAVMMGKALGIQPERPAEAPFRDVPVNHWAAPMLAAMKEEGLIQGMDEDLFAPDREATRAEFVSMLDGLR; this is encoded by the coding sequence ATGAAGACACGATGGCGAACAGCCGTCGGATCGATGTTGGTTGCAGCCTTGGCCTTGCTTGTCCTGGTGAACTCCTTGACTCCGCTGCAGACAGAGATTCGTAATCTGCGGCCGGTCGACCGGGCAGGGACGGACGGCAATCTTCTCTCCTTAAGCGAGATGCGGCGGGAAAGCGCCGCGAAGGAAGAGGCAGCCGACTCCTGGATTGTAAAATGGAAAAATGGACATTACGATGATCGGCTGCTGGCGAACAGCCAAATCGTAAGCGAGCAGCAGGCCGTCAATATTTCGATCGTCAAGCCGCAGCAAGCGGACGCCGCCGGGGATTGGCTGGAGCTGCTGAGACAGTCGGAGCATGTTGAATATGTTCAACCGAATCAGTCTGTCCAGACGCTGAACGCGGCCGTCAAGCCCAATGATCCGCTCTATTCCCAGCAGAAGTACTTGCGGCAGATCGGAGCGGATAAGGCGTGGGGTCAGGTCAAGGGCAACTCGAGCATTACGATCGCGCTGGTAGATACCGGAGTGGACCTGAACCACCCTGATCTGAAGCCCAATCTCGTCAAAGGCACGAATCTGCTGGAAGCGGGGCTGCCTCAGGACGATAACGGCCATGGCACCAGCGTGGCGGGCGTGCTCGCCTCCGTGGGCAATAACGGCAAGGGTACCGCAGGGGTGCTGTGGAACGCGAAGATCATGCCGATCAAGGCATTGGATGCGCAAGGCTACGGGGACGAAGACAAGTTAGGCGCCGGCATATTGTACGCGGTCGATCACGGAGCCAAAATCGTTGTCATGTCAGTGGGATTGTATCGTTATTCGAAATATATGGAAGATATCGTGAGTTACGCCGAGAAAAAGGGCGTGCTGCTCGTCGCGGCCACGGGCAATGACGGCTTGCGCTACCAGGAGAAGGTGGAGGTCAAATATCCGGCGGCCTATCCGACTGTGCTGGCTGTCGGGGGAAGCTCGCCCGATCTATTGGTAGAGCCGCGGTCGAACACGGGGCCGGAGGTCGATCTGGTCGCTCCGTGGCATGTCTTTACGACAGCGCTCGGCGGCGGCTACAAGGCGGAGGAAGGAACCTCGATGTCTGCGCCGCAAGCGGCCGGAGCGGCCGCCCTGCTGTGGAGCAAATATCCCGCGCTGAAGCCCTACCAGATCCGGGAGCATCTCCGCCGCACCGCGCAGAATATCGAATCGCCAGGCTGGGACCGGGAGAGCGGATACGGCCTGCTGCGTGTGGACGAGGCGCTTCGCATCCCTTACGATGAGCAAGCATTCGGCACGAATACGACTCGCGCCTCTGCGCGCGTATTCCCTATCGACACGTCGCTTAGCGGCGTATTCGCCCCGAATAAGCGGACCCAATGGTTCGCGGTCGATGCCCCTTACGAAGGCACCTTGCAGCTCTCGCTGGAACGGATCCAAGGGAAAGGAACCGTTCAGGCGACGCATTACGAAGGGAAGCAGAGCACAGGCAAGACGTACAGCGACGCAGGCGGCAAGAAGACCCTCATTCCGGTGAAGCAGGGCCTGAATATGATCCGTCTCCAGCATCAAGGTTACGAGGGAAAGGAGACGCTGTCCTATAAGCTGTCGTCCCGGTTTTTCATCTACGAGGATCCTTTCGAATCCAATGACCTGCAGTACCAGGCCTACACGATTCCGGCGCGGACGCAGGATATTGCCGGCACGTTCGGACATGCGGGCGATGTCGACTGGTATATGATTCAACTGCCGCGCAAAGGCACGCTGCGCCTGAAGGTCAGCGTGGATACGGTGCGTATCGATCCGGCGCTGGAGGTGCGCGGCTCCCATATTCGGACGCAATGGATCGATGAAGAGAAGGAGGGGCGGTCGGAATCGGCCGTGCTGACCGATCTTCCCGCGGGGAAATATTACATTCAAGTGCAGAATGTCGTCACGGCGCATCCGGAGCCGGTCGCGGGCGAGTATAAGCTGCATGTCGATTATATTACGCAATACACCGATCCGAATGAACCGAACGACAAGATGTATGAAGCGGTCACGATGAGCGAAGGCACCGAATATGTCGGCGTGTTCGACAAAGACAGCGATGTGGACTGGTTCCAATTCACGGTCAAAAATCCGGTCTACGGCACGGTGACCTTGAAGAGTCTTCCGACGGACCGGAACGTCGGCATGACGGTGATGACGAAGGAGCAGAAGAAGCTCGCCGGCGCGCAGAGCGGCTCCAAGCTAGAGCAGATATCGGCAGGCGCCGTTCTGAAGCCGGGAACGTATTATGTCCGCCTGACGACGGACAAGAAGTTCGACACGAAATATTACCGTTTGTCCTTCAACACCGAGCCGTTGGTTGAAGGCTTCCGGGATATCGGCGGCCACTGGGCTCAGGATGCGATTGTGACGGCCGTCCGCTCCAAGTGGATCAAGGGCTATGACGAGGCGCTGTTCCGGCCGAACCGCCAGATTACCCGGGCCGAAGCGGCAGCCGTCCTGACCAAGGCCTTCGAGCTGGGCGGAAGCATTCAGGGAGCTCCCACCTTCGTTGACGTTCCGGCGAAGCATTGGGCCTACGCCGATGTCTCCCGGGTAGCGAAGGCGGGGATCACCGGCGGCATCGGCAACCGCCGCTTCGGTCCGGCTCTGCCGGTCAAGCGGGCGGAGATGGCTGTCATGATGGGCAAGGCGCTCGGCATTCAGCCGGAGCGTCCGGCGGAGGCTCCGTTCCGCGACGTGCCCGTGAACCATTGGGCCGCCCCGATGCTGGCCGCCATGAAAGAGGAGGGCCTTATCCAAGGGATGGACGAGGACCTGTTCGCTCCGGATCGGGAGGCGACCCGGGCGGAGTTCGTGTCGATGCTCGACGGGCTGCGGTAA